A window of Streptomyces sp. DG1A-41 contains these coding sequences:
- a CDS encoding metallophosphoesterase → MARVPAVVRSVLNPIRRAPHALARRYRSRQAPATIELVPQPHPWSRAVGLVAVVLLGAWLGLLVVGNVRVPVGPMNTTMTLRPSLTGGTKINISPLGALQLDSHIAPVRLDVNVDQLDPVRSQALVDHPERLSGLQDEVTEDVGRGTLDLAVRSSIAVVGGATALGLAVYRRPRRALAAGGLALTLLAASGGTAYATWRPDSVLEPKFSGLLTSAPSLVGNARSIVTEFDVYQKELARLVTNVTKLYDATSTLPAYAPDPSTIRVLHVSDIHLNPASWKIIASLVEQYKVDVIVDSGDTMDHGTAAENGFLDPIEDLGAPYVWVRGNHDSMITQRYMEGLKNVHVLDDGRAKTIEGLRFAGIGDPQFTPDRSKQPGNEQSQELAGARLATALRDQRTAGTPVDIAIAHEPAAAREVDGEVPLVLAGHVHHDEMEVLKYGTRLRIEGSTGGSGLRAIEGKHPDPIEASILYFDRDTRHLQAWDEIELGGLGLTTAEVSRHLPEENQPGATPSPSPSSPTPSTTSP, encoded by the coding sequence ATGGCCCGCGTCCCCGCCGTAGTCCGGAGTGTCCTGAACCCCATCCGCAGGGCCCCGCACGCTCTGGCCCGCCGCTACCGCTCCCGCCAGGCCCCGGCCACGATCGAACTCGTGCCGCAGCCGCACCCGTGGTCCCGCGCGGTGGGACTCGTCGCCGTCGTCCTCCTCGGCGCCTGGCTTGGCCTGCTGGTCGTGGGCAACGTACGGGTCCCGGTCGGCCCCATGAACACCACCATGACCCTGCGCCCGTCCCTCACCGGCGGCACCAAGATCAATATCTCGCCCCTGGGCGCCCTCCAGCTGGACAGCCACATCGCCCCGGTACGCCTGGACGTGAACGTCGACCAGCTGGACCCGGTCCGCTCCCAGGCCCTGGTCGACCACCCCGAGCGGCTCTCCGGCCTCCAGGACGAGGTCACCGAGGATGTAGGACGCGGCACCCTCGACCTGGCCGTCCGCTCGAGCATCGCCGTCGTCGGCGGCGCCACCGCGCTCGGCCTCGCGGTCTACCGCCGCCCCCGCCGCGCCCTGGCCGCCGGCGGCCTCGCCCTCACCCTCCTCGCCGCCTCGGGCGGCACGGCGTACGCCACCTGGCGCCCCGACTCCGTCCTGGAACCCAAGTTCTCCGGACTGCTCACCTCGGCCCCCTCCCTGGTCGGCAACGCGCGCAGCATCGTCACCGAATTCGACGTCTACCAGAAGGAATTGGCCCGCCTGGTCACCAACGTGACCAAGCTCTACGACGCCACCTCGACCCTCCCGGCCTACGCGCCCGACCCCTCCACCATCCGAGTCCTGCACGTCTCCGACATCCACCTGAACCCGGCGAGCTGGAAGATCATCGCCTCGCTGGTGGAGCAGTACAAGGTGGACGTGATCGTCGACTCGGGCGACACGATGGACCACGGCACGGCCGCCGAGAACGGCTTCCTGGACCCCATCGAGGACCTCGGGGCCCCTTACGTCTGGGTCCGCGGCAACCACGACTCGATGATCACCCAGCGCTACATGGAGGGCCTGAAGAACGTCCACGTCCTGGACGACGGCCGGGCGAAGACGATCGAGGGCCTGCGCTTCGCGGGCATCGGCGACCCGCAGTTCACCCCGGACCGCTCGAAGCAGCCCGGCAACGAGCAGTCCCAGGAGCTGGCCGGCGCCCGCCTGGCCACGGCCCTGCGCGACCAGCGCACGGCCGGCACCCCGGTGGACATCGCCATCGCCCACGAGCCGGCGGCGGCCCGCGAGGTCGACGGCGAGGTGCCGCTGGTGCTGGCCGGCCATGTCCACCACGACGAGATGGAAGTCCTGAAGTACGGCACCCGACTCCGCATCGAGGGCTCCACGGGCGGCAGCGGCCTGCGCGCCATCGAGGGCAAGCACCCCGACCCCATCGAAGCGTCGATTCTGTACTTCGACCGGGACACCCGCCACCTCCAGGCCTGGGACGAGATCGAACTGGGCGGCCTGGGCCTCACGACAGCCGAGGTCAGCCGTCACCTTCCCGAGGAGAACCAACCGGGAGCAACCCCCTCACCCTCGCCCTCCTCCCCCACCCCCTCGACCACGTCCCCCTAA